One genomic region from Nilaparvata lugens isolate BPH chromosome 3, ASM1435652v1, whole genome shotgun sequence encodes:
- the LOC111054027 gene encoding leucine-rich repeat and fibronectin type III domain-containing protein 1-like protein: MRSAEAVVWRWLALAAVLGGVGAQCPWGREIAELQSSCICAYNLGQMLSVQCDMVDFPELLKALDEYASTLHIDLLYVNNSSVQALHDAMFANLKLNNLQMSGCKIRTVGKRAFQGLEPTLRNLNLQDNELDHIPIESIQTLTNLSLLDLSRNKITKVPDGAFASLNNLSTLKLSDNNITISTDAFRGLEGSLKNLNLKGTRQKVIPEAVRNLRTLAFLDLAQNGLRELPGPAGRGIFDGLHSLTALNLERNVIQTVTDDTFHGIRNTLSSLSLLNNLLTDFPVVAVSELSELRVLDIGFNLLTELPIDAFQGTPSLTLLALDGNPLASIPAAALAHLNSTLRGLSLGGRFLHCDCRLRWVAEWIRHGDLQVTSRERNPQFCGSPPSLKDKSFYNMLPEELVCENENMGVALVVNDQDDLLQTQEIGVAVGYVDPHVATSQKTSPSTTSSTTELTTTTSTTTTTTTTTTTPRTTVTTQSSTSPQRTMMTYRTTPSTTTTSTTTTTTPAPPTSRFVPTTRRSNIILPRTTSNPWPQQRPHMAMAFPSAARPVQEVLVRSAHRLDNSVIIQWDSETANILGFRVVYRLFGDKSFKQGPPLEASEREFKIKNVPSQECIVVCVISLEEMNVTPESVPYSQCREVRTVTSPTSNMDKITIAASAAICGTVVIAVIVFVAASRRRSRKLHTLGGHHKGGHLGGLGAPVACCPASSPGPLSSLATLSAFTTHKDWDQVSVYSNRSLGRPQPRMYHMERQGSLRAAGCMGDEPRTHIPHFTSKAPVKARSIADGQSQHSFSNNSGRYMANNAFSSGLVNSRPELRQSRQSLAVSERLSRISYPTATAGHQRPRQRPRSRNHDTGGGSTLGGGGRPASRYSTHGSTHTLNNYCGDTSDNWTDHDMDIYMTRNPTTRSGLVPL, translated from the exons ATGAGGTCGGCTGAGGCAGTGGTGTGGCGGTGGCTGGCGCTGGCAGCGGTGCTAGGGGGGGTTGGGGCGCAGTGCCCCTGGGGCCGCGAGATAGCCGAGCTGCAGTCATCGTGCATCTGCGCCTACAACCTTGGCCAGATGCTGTCCGTGCAGTGCGACATGGTCGACTTCCCCGAGCTGCTCAAGGCCCTCGACGAGTACGCCAGCACGCTGCACATCGACCTGCTCTACGTCAACAACAGCTCCGTCCAGGCCCTGCACGACGCCATGTTCGCCAACCTCAAGCTCAACAACCTGCAGATGTCTGGCTGCAAAATCAGAACCGTCGGCAAGAGAGCGTTCCAAGGCTTGGAGCCTACACTCAGAAACCTCAACCTGCAAGACAACGAACTCGACCACATTCCAATCGAAAGTATACAGACCCTCACCAACCTCAGCCTTCTGGACTTGTCCAGGAACAAAATCACCAAAGTACCTGACGGCGCTTTCGCCTCGCTCAACAATCTTTCAACGCTCAAACTATCGGACAACAATATCACAATATCGACGGATGCGTTTCGCGGCCTGGAAGGCTCGTTGAAGAACCTGAATCTGAAGGGAACGCGACAGAAGGTGATTCCGGAGGCGGTGCGCAACCTGCGCACTCTGGCCTTTCTGGACCTGGCGCAGAATGGCCTGCGCGAGTTGCCAGGCCCCGCCGGCCGAGGCATATTCGACGGCCTCCACTCACTCACCGCCCTCAACCTCGAGAGGAATGTCATCCAGACTGTCACCGACGACACCTTCCATGGCATTCGGAATACTCTCAGCTCTCTCAGTCTTCTCAACAACCTACTAACAGATTTCCCGGTCGTGGCTGTCAGTGAGCTGTCTGAGTTGAGG GTACTTGACATAGGCTTCAACCTGCTAACCGAGTTACCAATAGACGCGTTCCAAGGGACGCCGTCGCTAACCCTGCTGGCCCTGGACGGCAACCCGCTGGCGAGCATTCCAGCTGCAGCCTTGGCGCACCTCAACAGCACCCTGCGAGGCCTGAGCCTGGGGGGCCGCTTCCTGCACTGCGACTGCCGCCTGCGATGGGTCGCCGAATGGATCCGCCACGGAGACCTCCAGGTCACCAGCCGCGAGCGCAACCCACAGTTCTGCGGCTCCCCACCTTCACTCAAGGATAAGAGCTTCTACAATATGCTACCCGAAG AGTTGGTGTGTGAGAATGAAAACATGGGCGTAGCTTTGGTGGTGAACGACCAAGATGACCTGCTGCAAACACAAGAGATCGGCGTCGCGGTCGGCTACGTGGATCCACACGTGGCCACGTCGCAGAAAACGTCGCCGTCAACCACGAGCAGCACAACAGAACTGACAACAACCACATcgaccaccaccaccaccacaacAACGACAACAACACCCAGAACAACAGTGACAACGCAGTCGTCAACCTCACCGCAGAGAACAATGATGACCTATCGAACCACGCCTTCTACAACCACTACAAGCACAACAACAACAACGACTCCAGCACCGCCGACATCGCGCTTCGTTCCGACGACGCGTCGCAGCAACATAATCCTGCCGCGCACGACTTCCAACCCGTGGCCTCAGCAGCGTCCCCACATGGCGATGGCCTTCCCCAGCGCGGCGCGACCCGTGCAGGAAGTACTCGTCAGGTCAGCGCACCGCCTCGACAACTCGGTCATCATTCAGTGGGACTCGGAGACGGCCAACATCCTCGGCTTCCGAGTCGTCTACCGCCTCTTCGGCGACAAAAGCTTCAAGCAGGGGCCGCCGCTTGAGGCTAGCGAGAGGGAGTTCAAAATAAAGAACGTTCCGTCACAG GAGTGCATAGTGGTGTGCGTGATATCGCTGGAGGAGATGAACGTGACTCCGGAGTCGGTGCCCTACAGCCAGTGCCGCGAGGTGCGGACGGTGACGTCACCGACCAGCAACATGGACAAGATCACGATAGCAGCGAGTGCCGCCATCTGCGGCACGGTCGTGATTGCGGTGATCGTGTTCGTGGCGGCCAGCCGGCGGCGCTCCCGCAAGCTCCACACCCTGGGGGGGCACCACAAGGGAGGCCACCTGGGGGGGCTGGGGGCGCCTGTAGCCTGCTGCCCCGCCTCTTCACCCGGCCCCCTCTCCTCGCTCGCCACCCTCTCCGCCTTCACCACCCACAAGGACTGGGACCAGGTGTCCGTCTACAGCAACCGCAGCCTCGGCCGACCGCAGCCGCGCATGTACCACATGGAGCGACAAG GGTCTCTGCGAGCAGCCGGCTGCATGGGTGACGAGCCGCGCACTCACATCCCGCACTTCACCAGCAAGGCACCAGTCAAGGCACGCTCGATCGCAGATGGCCAGTCGCAGCACAGCTTCTCCAACAACTCTGGCCGCTACATGGCCAACAACGCCTTCTCTTCCGGTTTAGTCAATTCGAGGCCAG AGCTTCGCCAATCGCGACAATCGCTGGCCGTTTCAGAGCGACTGTCGCGCATCAGTTACCCGACAGCAACAGCCGGCCACCAGAGGCCGCGACAGAGACCGCGATCGCGCAATCACGACACGGGAGGCGGCAGCACGCTGGGCGGGGGCGGTAGACCCGCCTCCCGCTACAGCACGCACGGCTCCACGCACACGCTCAACAACTACTGCGGCGACACATCCGATAACTGGACTGACCACGACATGGACATTTACATGACCAGAAACCCCACTACGCGCAGCGGACTAGTGCCTTTGTGA